The Yersinia entomophaga nucleotide sequence ATAATCCAAGTACTAAGTTTGCTAACTGGGTTGCCTACAAGATTACAAAATCTACTCAGGCCAGCAGCCGACCGCGTAACTGGAAAACCGATCCTGATTTACCTGCCAGCGATACTCTAAGCCCTGATGATTATAAGAATGCGAATCAAGTGCTGAAAATCGATCGGGGACATCAGGCTCCACTAGCCAGTTTGGCCGCTGCCCCTGACTGGCAGAGTCTTAATTATTTGTCCAATATTACACCGCAAAAAGCCGCGTTAAATCAGGGGGCATGGGCGAGGCTGGAAGATCAGGAACGTAAACTGGCGAACAGGGCAGACATTAGCGCGGTTTACACCGTCACCGGCCCGCTGTATGAACGTTCTATGGAAAAACTGCCTAATGTGAAAAAACCGCACCAAATTCCAAGCGGTTACTGGAAAATCATTTTTATCAATAACAGCCCGGCAGTCAATCATTACGCCACTTTTATCCTGGATCAGGATACGCCCGCCACGGCCAATTTCTGTGATTTTCAAGCCACGGTCAGTGACGTTGAACGTCGCGCCGGTTTAACTTTGTGGTCGAACTTACCGACTGAAATTCAGGCGGGATTGAAAAAAACGCCCGGCGTATTATCAGAGCAAATGGGATGCTCGCCAGCCAAAGCATAAAATGTAGTGGGGCAGCCTAAAAAAGAAATAAACCCGGGAGATATATTCCGGGTTTTATCTGTCGTAGAGTCATCGGCGGCTTAACCCTATATTTTCACTCAGATAAAACCTATACTGAAGCCACTTTATCACTGATGGTTAGTCTATTGATGAGATTATTTCACAGGATTAAAGGGCGTATATCCCCCACTTTTTGTCTGGCCGTCATGGTCGCTATTAACGGTTACCTGATATTAGGGCCGGTACTTTCCCGTACCTTAAGTTATGTTCCCCAAACCCTGGGTAGCATAGGTACATGGAAAGAAACGTTGTCCATGTTAGGGCTATTGGAAATTCCCCGTTTTGTCATTGGTCTTAGCCTTATTCTGATGGCGATAGGTTTAGCTCTTAAAGCGCGTACTGCTTGGGTTTTCACTCTGTTTTTGCTGCTGGCAATGACATTGCTGAATTTTATGAACGGTAATAGTGATGTGCATATTACCGGTTTGTCCGTCGCTATTATTCTTGGCTTACTGATTTGTTGGCGGCAGTTCGATCATCAAAGCCTGGCCAGTAGCAGCTTATTTGCTATCGTCAGTATTTCTTCATTATTGTTGTACGCGGTGATTGGCACGCTTTATTTAGGCGCTGAATTCTCTCCTGCGGTGGAGGATCTACCGACGGCGTTCTATTTCGCGATAGTGGCGATGTCAACGGT carries:
- a CDS encoding DNA/RNA non-specific endonuclease; protein product: MKLSSKIFAFAPVLLVAACTTTPLPPVPQALLGVDRGMAGIDNCAVGCPTGSQSDETLVRDSYTLNNNPSTKFANWVAYKITKSTQASSRPRNWKTDPDLPASDTLSPDDYKNANQVLKIDRGHQAPLASLAAAPDWQSLNYLSNITPQKAALNQGAWARLEDQERKLANRADISAVYTVTGPLYERSMEKLPNVKKPHQIPSGYWKIIFINNSPAVNHYATFILDQDTPATANFCDFQATVSDVERRAGLTLWSNLPTEIQAGLKKTPGVLSEQMGCSPAKA